The DNA sequence TATGTACTCCTgtctaccacacctcacctcaacaCTATCACCACTAGCTCCCTCTCTGGCCACTCTTCATACCTATCATGTTACTGGCGCAGCCTTCCCGCTTAACTAAATAGTGTGTTTTCCGGAGATATATATTCCCTAAGCAGCCAACCATTTCAACAGTGCCAAGGAAATTAATGAATTATCGTCAAATATGTATGGGGGTTAGTGATCGTGCTGAAGTCAATATACTCGCCATGGCTATAGACTCTGAGGAACAGATAGACATAAGCGCCATTTTATGGTATAAATGATATTTGACTAGGTTGTAACTGCCCTCCCAAGTGAAATATGATGGAGTAGAATCACTGTCAATAACTAGTACTGTAATCTGAGTAGGGTTTATATCTATCCTGGATATCCCTCCATCTATCCATCTGGTCTTCAGAAAAGGTAGCGTCCCTTGGGGGAAGCACAAGCATGGCTGCACGCTTTGTGTTTGTCTTCCAGAATGTAAAAACACATGAATTTCCGTTGTCGAGTAAAATATCTGACCGcgaaataaatgacaacagagCAAGTGCTCCTGTGTGGCACATAGAGGTGCGCCCTGCCCAACAATGAGTATTTTTTGAAAGATGATCATCCGTTCAGTAGTTTCAGGGGCAGTATCAAATAGTGACTAGTTTTCAACGATTTCTTGTCTAATTTTGTTTGTATGGGATGTTTCTGTTCGTAACATACACTCTGTTAGTGGCTTTTGAGCAGTGTACAATGAAGAACGATTGGTCCTGCTCGTCGGATGGACTAGGGTGATGAGCTAGCCATTACCTGCTGTTGTACTAATGTAATGTGCTGTATTTACTGTAGTCTAATCTTCCTTCTCTCATCAATGCTTTCATGTTGTCTAATTGATAGTTTTGAGATGATGATTGAGTGAGTGCATACTAATTACATTTAAGAACGTGTTGTATGCATGACACATGAACTTAACACAGATATCGTGAATATGGACAAGTATGTATAGGATTATAATGACAAAGAAAATCATCAATAGTTAGTAATATTACAGTTTAAGTCCTCATgaaacatgcatatatacacttgtgGTCAGATATTTCGCACTTAATCACGCTAAAATATCCACAGTGTTACGACAGGTGGCTAATTCTTCGGAATTCTGATATTTCAGTTAAAATCACAAATTCTCAGGAACATCAAAAGGACATAAACACGCATATTTCAGTTGTCTTTCCGAACACCAACTGAAGCCCAGACCGATGACTGTATCGAGGAGTGAATATAATACGCAGAAATTCCATGCAAGTGGCTCAAATGGAGTTTCACAAAATTGTGTGTGATACACAGGCAAATATTCTATCTTAACGTCATAACTTtcatattttcttgaaaaaaataacatattcTCTACATCTACGGACAGGCAAACATTTTTTAAACTCGTGTGTAAACAACGCTACGAGATCAAAAGATAGGATCAGGTCTGAGATTCACAGTTACAACTGTATAAACCTGTAACAGTCTCAAAGTATTATACTAAGATACATCTGCAAGACAACCTCAGCAATCACCCTTGGTGCACCTACAGGAAACATGTTTATAACCTCTGCAGTGGCCACTAATATCCCGTTGTTGTGCGTGATTTGACTTTGGTAAACAGTCATCGTGGCTAGGCTTCGTCTGGCTCTTCATAAACTGACTGCCAGTGACGCCAGCAGTAGTTTGTGTGGTTTAGCGTTTTTTTAGCTTAAAGCTTTTGCTACATTTATTGTGGCTTTTGAGAATACAGCCTCTTTAAAACTTAGTGTTTACAAATGATGGGGACTTCATTGTAAATGTTGCCAGGCGTGCGTGTTAAGATTGACCCACGTATTTAGTTTGGGTCTCAGGTGACGGTCTGGCCGGGATGCTCAGATCCTTTACTCATATTAACCGATAACACAAGACgatgtttcagtccactgacgttTCAAAAAGACTGTCATGAATTAGGTGTGAAGTAGTTTCAGAATCGTTAACAGAAATCAGCTGACATCTATACATCCTTCATCCGATTATTACATTCCAATCATTTTTGTTCCAGTGAAAATGAAAtcaatattatgatcattaaGTTGTAATGGCATATTCCCTCTTGTTCCTGTAGCTTGATCCAAGAAAGCTGCCGTTCTATAATCCTGTAATGCAGGAGCCGTGGAAAGGTTACCCATATCCCATACCCAGGCGGTACGTAAAAACTGGTACAGTTTGTGGTAGGTTGACTTTTCTTCCAGACTTACGCATATTTGTTCGACCCCGCCCTGTTTGTTGCTACATAGTATCGATTTTTTGGGTTCATTCAGGTAGAGGGTTAGGCTCCTGAGACAGGTATATAAGACGTGGTCACAACAGCCACCAGCAGACAGCTCCTCCCTCCAGTGTCAACATGAACGCTCTGGTAAGTCCCGTCTTACTAATACTTTGGTTTTACAGAGATTTGAAATAATGCACGACATTGTAGGCACATATCAGTGGTTACTATGTTATAATGCTCTAGTAGTTTATGAGGATTATTATTAAAAGATAACTCTAATCATTGCAGACAGTGCTTTCTCTTGCTGCCGTTGCTGTGTGCAGCGTGGCTCAGATGCCATGGTATCCAGGACTCTATGGTGCGTACCCCGGTCTCCACCCatggttcagaagtggtatgcCACTCATCCCACAAGCCACCATGAAGGCTATGGGTCCCGTACCTATGGCTTATAACATGGCTCCCATCGCCGCTATGGCACCTATCTACTCCCAATATGGTGCTCAGAACGAGTTCGGTCAGTATTCCTTCGGCTACAACGCTGGTCTCAGCGCTCGCAATGAGATGCGTGACGTCTTCGGCAATGTGCGCGGCTCATACAACTACCTGGACACCGACGGCAAAGTGCAGACCCAGCAATACGTGTCTGATGCCCTGGGCTACCGTGTGGCCGGCACAAACCTGCCTGAGTACACTCCGGAGGTCGCCGCCGCTAGGGCCGCCCACCAGGCAGCTCACAAAGAGGCTGCAGCTGCCACCTCTGTCGCTCCCACGACTCCCTAAAGGGGTTGTGCTATGGCCGCCTTTGATTCCCACCTTACCTATACCTACGCTGCAGCTCCTGGCATCACCACCTACGCAGCTTCGTATTTTCCTACCCTCTGTACGTCCGTAGCctttctccttgtatttcagaACCCATTCTAAGCTGTCTCTTACCGCAGGGAAGAAGCGTTGTTGAACAGCCACGGTCCCTGTGTCTCCTCCTACCTGGTCTAGGTGTGTAGAGCACTTGTCATAGAGAACTGAACCTCTTATCGAAACAGATGCACCTCTGGTGACAAGAGTATCCAAATCAAAGTGTAAAAGAACTGTGTGAAGAAGACTTAGTCATCATAAGAGTATCAGACTTAATACCAAGTGTTGACATGCCCTTATGACCAAGCACGAATATCATGTTGGCCAGATATGGTAATATATCAGATTTTTTGGTAAATAAAAGATTATCGATATACTTTCCTTGTTTTTATCAACCACGAACTAACAGGTtagatatacatatgtctatGAATTATTTAtaaattgattagattttgatcatacagatgtatattgtcatcattattcacTGACCATTTCAGGAAATACTATAGTGGATATTATTTCATAGGTAGGAGTCATTCTTGTTTCTTCCAAACAGTCTTGAGATGATAATCGACCAAAGGTCATACTCAGTAAATAGAAAGACACGAGAAAGTTAAAGTTTCAGAAGTTAGTACTGAAGGCAGAGAAGAGGGTAGTTATCTGGTTACTATCGGCCACAGAGTGTCGAAGTAGTCTTGCTACATGGCGTACAcaaacaagcagccagttcttgggagcaaaagccgaAGTAATACTTATTCAAGTTTGTGATGAACCGCACAACACTGGCGAAAAGCAAGTGGGTCGAGTTTTTGAGGTCAAATTCGGAGCCGATGACTCTAGTTCCTTTGAAGCCCGACACTGGCCAGGAAGGAAGGATACACAGAACGTGCCAAGACTTGAGGAGGAGCAGGTCTTCACGGAAGGACGAATCAGTTCAATTGATAGCGGTAACTTTTCATAGGAGAAACTCTTGGCATCTGAAAAGGACCCCAAGTTGTCGTAAGAAGAAGTGAGTTATTTATGAAGTGTTGGATTTCTGAGACATAAGCCGTCACTGATGTTAACTGTGTTGAGTGGTGGAATGTCAGCGCCATCAAAAGACGTAGGAAAGATGTTGAgaggttttaaaagcgagatgtGGTCAGAAGTTATGTGTTAATGGGCATCAAACTTTATGTTTTCTCTTCCCTACTGGGAAACCACGACCAAATCTTAGTTTACAAAGGCAGCCGATACATGGCAAGATGTAGGCAGAGAAGACAACTAGCACTGGGATCTGAGTAGGGTTTACAGTGACCCTGGACATCCCACTAGCCACCTATTCTCCAAATAGAAAAAGGTAGCAGAGGCGCAGTCTACGCTGTGGCCTTCCAGAATGTACACATGCTTGACTTTCCGGTGTCGAGCGAAGTATCTGACCTGCGAAATAAATGACAGGGTAAGTGAGACTGCGCAAGTGTTGCGTGTAGGGAATAAACGCTACCCAGCAGGTCATATTCTTCTCTAGAAGATCAGTTGCTCTGTGGGTTCTGGAGCGATTCTATATATTGAGAAGTTCAgcactttcttttgttttcttaccAGTCTTCAATTGTGTGGGATCTGTTAGAGGCTTCTGGGTGAGTTTCGTACTGAGTAAGGCTGAAGAGCGATGGGTCTTACTCCTTATGGCTGCAGGTGATGCCAGCCCTATCGTTGTTTACTGTGTGTTCCAGTACGTCGGTCTGTCCATCCACTCATCCCAGATCTGCAGACGCGGTGAAGAAGTCACCAGACGCATATGACAATTTACCCCAGTACGTGAGTTGTCGTAAATTCATCTAAAATCTCGGCAGAGTAGAATTTGCTGGTTGCTGGGGTGAGCTATTTTCGTGAAGAAAATACTTTCCTGTTGAGCAGAGAAGGCCGTGCCGGCAAAATGGAGGTATGGGAAAGTGGGAGGGCGAATGGTTGGCACGACTGAACAGTGCCATCTGTCGTTCACGGTGAGGTggccagtgagggagggtgtggtggccagattGAGAGGGCGTAtcggtggtagtgagggagggtgtggtggccagatgGAGAGGGCGTGgcggtagtggtgagggagggtgtggtggccagatggagagggcgtggtggtggtggtaagggagggtgtggtggccctCCACAATATGGAGCAGACAAGGGACCCGGAGGGCTTGAATCAATTAGTTTTTATCATAATGTTTTATATCTATCATAATTTAGCCTCCCTTCTCTTATAACGttttatattaataataatctaGTCTTGCTAATCTCTTCTTTACGTCCATGTTGTTTGATATCATAGAGAAAAAGGTAatgaatgagagtatatttcatTCTCGAATAATTGACTTATGATGTAAAGTTTCTGAGAAAGTGTAGCTAATACAGCGAATCCCTTCAGCTACGTCCAGAAAACCTCGTTAAATAAGTGATATAAAATCAAACAGATACCGTGAGAGGACACTTCACTTGGTGTAaatggtatatgtatatttggCATTAAGAATGACGGCAAATATCATCATTAGCCAATGAGATTACAGTTCAAGTCTTCATGAAGCATACATTAAGCATGTTGGTGGACATTTGTTTTTCGCCCTCGATATTCCGCACCTGATCACGCTGAATGTCTGTCGCGTTACGACAGGTCACCTATTTGGCAATGTCACATATTTTGCTTGACAACGTTTACAACCTCTTCATCAGCCTCTTATATCCCGTTATTGAGCGTGTTTTAACGTTGGTAGACTGTTACCGTGGCTAGGCTTCGTCTGGCTCATTATAAACTGTCTGTCAACGATGCTAGCAGCGGTTTGTGTGCCCAAAAGCTGTGGCTAAACTTGATATGGTTGTGAAAATGTCACAAAAACTGAGCTTTGTAAAACTGCTGTTCCTAAAGGAGGTCTGCGTATACACATTAACTGTGAATGTTGCCGTGCGTGCAAGTTAAGGCTGCCCTACAGATATAGttgaggggcccaggtgagggtcAGAGCGGGAAGCTCGGCTGAAGGTTCCGCCTCACATTACCTCATAACACAAGACTGTGTCTCAGTCCCCTTACGTCTCAACCAGACGCTGATGCATTTAGTGAGACGTAAGTCCGTGGATTTTACCTAATACCAGCTAACATCTAGATGTGCTACATTCAATTGGTAGTATATATCAATGATGTCTTTTCCAAGTTTCTTTTCCAACAGactgaatatttatatatgattattgAAATTAGAAAAATGAGTAAAAGCAATAGGGCCATTGGGGCTGGAACCCAAAAATTTGCCCCAATAAACTCATAGTACATGAGCCGTGAAAACGCTACCTGGAACCCAtaggatcaaaaaaaaaaaagggatcagtTTCCGCAGGTCAACCGTCATCCCATCCTTACGTAAATTTATACAGACTCCACCCAAAATGTTGTTATACTTTTTAATGATCATCCAGGTGCGGGGTATGGATGTCCTTACTGGTATATAAGACGCGGTCACAGCGGCCACCAGCAGacagctcctccctcctgtgtCAACATGAACGCTCTGGTGAGTACCACTTTACTCTTACGTTAGTTTAcagaagtttgaaagaaagtacACCAGAGCAGGcacataatgatattcatatgatTCACTTGAATTATCTTATATGGCACACTACTAAAACGAATATCAACTGTTATCATTGCAGACGGTGTTTTCTCTTGCGGTTGTTGCTGTGTGCAGCGGTGCCCAGCTGCCATGGTTTCCAGGAATGTATGGCGCGTACCCCGGTCTCCACCCATGGTACAGGAGTGGTATGCCACTCATGCCTCAACCCACCATGAAGGCTATGGCTCCCGGTCCTATGGCTTATAACATGGCTCCCTTCGCCGCTATGGCACCTATCTACTCCCAGTATGGTGCTCAGAATGAGTTTGGTCAGTATTCCTTCGGCTACAACGCTGGTCTCAGCGCCCGCAATGAGATGCGTGACGCCTTCGGCAATGTGCGAGGCTCATACAACTACCTGGACACCGACGGTAAGGTGCAGACCCAGCACTACGTAGCCGATGCCCTGGGCTACCGTGTGTCCGGCACCAACCTGCCTGAGGCTCCCGCCCCAGCTACCCCTCAGTATACTCCAGAGGTCGCCGCCGCTAGGGCCGCCCACCAGGCAGCTCACAACGAGGCTTCAGCTGCCACCTCTGccgctcccacaactccttagAGAAGCTGCGTTAAAGCCGCCTTTGACTCACGTCTTCCCTAACCACTCTGCAGCTCCTGACATCACCGACTACAATAGTTCTTCCAGCCTCAGATTCGCCGTCATCGCTCCTGTAGCCGTCCTTAGGCCACCCATCATTACTTTTGAACCTCAGTCAAGCTGTCTTCTACCGCAGGGAACCTCAAGAGCCACGTTCCCTGTTTCTTCTGCTACCTTGTCTAGATGTGTAGAGCACCTGTCATGGAGGTTTGATGTGTGATTGATACAAACTCAACACTGTAGACTAATTGACTTATATGAACGACCAGGTCAAACTATATAAGAATTAGGAGATGAAAGTTTTATTCATCGTGAAAGTATCAGTCATCATGAAAGTATCAGACTTTGTATCAGGTGCTGACACACTAGCAGGTTTATCACATCGTGTTGATCACGCTCGATGATATATTAGATTTCCTTGATAAATAAAAGATTATCGATATACTTTCCTTGATTTTATCCACCTCGAACTTACAAGtaacatgtttttattttcatccACCTCGAATTAACAAGTAACATGTTTTTATAACATCTTTTTTGATGTGAGTGAGATCGgattatgaaaatataaactGCCAACATTAGTAAAGAGACACAATACTTGATATTTTGTATCATGCACACCTGTCTTTACTGTTTCCTCTAAAAGTTCTTGGGAAGTTTATCTACGAAAAGACATTACTCGTTGtccgggaaagacatgagggtgTAAAGAGTTATAGGTCTGAGCGTTGCAGATCGACCCATTTTCTTGTTGCCAACTGCCATATATAGAAGGAAGTAGCATAGCTCGGTGGcgggggggacacacacatgcTGCCAGTTCTTGGGAGCAGATACCGAAGTTAGGAATGCAAAAGAGGAAGCGAAACTAACACAAGCGTATGGCAAGTTGGTTTAGTTTTTAGGTCACATTGGAAAGTGTAGATGATAAGTCAGATATACTTTGGACTCCACACTGTAAAGTAAGTGGATTAAGCGAGAATCTCTGTGGATGTGAGAGCAGATCTTTTATACAAGCAGGAATTAATGTCATGTATCATCGATGTGATTGTTTCTCGAGAGATTTTTCGGCAGCTGAAGCGGACCCAAAGTTTAGAGGAAGGAGTTTTGATTACATGTTACGATGGTACTGTGAATGTCTACTGTGTTGAATCACAGCGTCATCAAAGGACATGGAAACATTTACGGACACACGAGAGCAGAAAGTCCCCGTTTTAGAGGCATTCAACATAAGTACGCACCGTGTGGTGTATTGGCAAATCTTGACGAAATCTTAGTGTATAGAGGTAGTTGAAACGAGGAGAGGCACTGATCGAGATAAAGAAGATGGAGCCAAGCCATCATCGAAAATATGATACTGGAATTTGTGTGTGTTGAAACCTCCACACATGCCATCGAACGAGGATCCGAATCTGCTAGTGTTAACAATGAGTTTCAGAACTGATATTGTTTCTCCGTTAATCTTGTAGCGCTGTTTAGACGTGATCCTGATTCTCCCATTGTACTTTGATGTCAATATTGAATCACGTACACTGCTAAGAATTGCATGTTGCTGTGGACGTTTTTTCATAAGACTTCATCTGAATTACTAAAATGGAAATTCACGACGAGAATATTGTGACCTGTCTGGGTGTTTGTTAGCATAAGGAAGGAAACATGATAAAAAAGCTTCCATATCAGACCTGTCTTGGTGCTTGTTAGCATCAGGAAggaaacatgataaaaaaaaaaaaagcttccatGTCATTTTGGTATTCTTCGACGTGTCTGGAAAACTTTGTGTTCGTACCTTCTGGAACACAAGGTGTGGCTTGTACCTCAGCTAATGTTCTCTGCTGGGAGGTTTACCAATAAGAGTAGCGAGATCTCCAAGCCTACCACAAACCACACTCAGTTTCAAGTGTGGACCATCCATAATGACCAGGATTTATGATCTTCGACGCCAGTATTCATGCGTAACTCATCTGCTCGATTTCGTTAATGATACAATTGACATGAATGGTGAGGTAAGACGGTTCTGTTTATTCCTGGAACTCCAGTTGTCTTTTGTTGGGTTATGGAAGTCAGTCATTTGCCTTAATGGTTCGTCCACCGTTGTCACAATGTCCTCTATACAAAGGAGTCTCAATGATGCAAATATCTCATGGGTGAAGTACATCGGGATGTAGTACAACAGAGTGTACATCAACGGGGTGTGTTACAGCAGGATGTATCGTAATTGCGTATAATACAACAGGGTGTAACAATCCTGGGTGTACAGAGTTAGGGGAGATTGTATTTGGGTATTGTACATCAATTTCTTACGAATATCATTCATGGCATGTATACTTGTATATCTTCATAGTAAGGCACTACTGCTGAGTATAGTTAAACTGGGTGCGGCAGGCTGAAGTAGGTGTGCGGGATGGTGAGAAGGATTTTGAAGATCATTAACGAAAATGAACAAGTATTAGCCCATATCAATACATCTTTGTTTATCATAttctaataatgtttctgtgtCTCCGAAATGATCGTTTGTATATTGGTGCGAGAGGTAGAACAGAATGGAATCAATACAATCATCAGTTTGTTATAACGTCTTTTCTctgaggtgtagtggctgaaTCTCCAATTATTCGCCCAGCTAAACTTGCAGTGTAGGAGCTGTGAAAAGGTTACTTGGGTCCCATAGGATAAGAAAAAACTGGAACAGTTTACGCACATCGACCGTCATACCCCACTTACGTAAATTCATTCAGACCCCGCCCTTAACACTGTAGTATCTTTTTATGATCAGCCAGGTGTAAGGGGTAGGTGGTTAGGATGTCCTCGCTAGTATATAAGACGTGGTCACAGCGGCC is a window from the Panulirus ornatus isolate Po-2019 chromosome 32, ASM3632096v1, whole genome shotgun sequence genome containing:
- the LOC139759314 gene encoding cuticle protein 6-like, yielding MNALTVLSLAAVAVCSVAQMPWYPGLYGAYPGLHPWFRSGMPLIPQATMKAMGPVPMAYNMAPIAAMAPIYSQYGAQNEFGQYSFGYNAGLSARNEMRDVFGNVRGSYNYLDTDGKVQTQQYVSDALGYRVAGTNLPEYTPEVAAARAAHQAAHKEAAAATSVAPTTP
- the LOC139759316 gene encoding uncharacterized protein, translating into MNALTVFSLAVVAVCSGAQLPWFPGMYGAYPGLHPWYRSGMPLMPQPTMKAMAPGPMAYNMAPFAAMAPIYSQYGAQNEFGQYSFGYNAGLSARNEMRDAFGNVRGSYNYLDTDGKVQTQHYVADALGYRVSGTNLPEAPAPATPQYTPEVAAARAAHQAAHNEASAATSAAPTTP